The Gemmatimonadales bacterium genome has a segment encoding these proteins:
- a CDS encoding PTS sugar transporter subunit IIB: MTLRLFRVDDRLVHGQVVIGWGRPLAAQFIVLVDDEVRQSSWEQDLYRMAVPGDVAIVFASTAEAVAHLAEWNADPRSGMLLTADLATMATLHDAAPVLIREINLGGLHHRPGRVERLRYVYLAAPDEVLLRRLAHDGAHVTAQDLPTAAAVDLDTLLR, encoded by the coding sequence ATGACGTTGCGCCTCTTCCGCGTCGACGACCGCCTGGTGCATGGCCAGGTCGTGATCGGCTGGGGGCGCCCGCTTGCCGCGCAATTCATCGTGCTCGTCGACGACGAGGTCCGGCAGAGCAGCTGGGAGCAGGACCTCTACCGGATGGCGGTCCCCGGCGACGTCGCGATCGTCTTCGCCAGCACCGCCGAAGCGGTCGCCCATCTCGCCGAGTGGAATGCGGATCCGCGCTCGGGCATGCTCCTCACCGCGGATCTTGCCACGATGGCAACGCTGCACGACGCCGCGCCGGTGCTGATCCGGGAGATCAATCTTGGCGGGCTCCACCATCGCCCCGGCCGGGTGGAGCGGTTGCGCTACGTCTACCTGGCCGCTCCCGACGAGGTGCTGCTGCGGCGGCTGGCGCATGATGGTGCACACGTGACGGCACAGGATCTTCCCACCGCCGCGGCGGTCGACCTGGACACGCTGCTCCGATGA